A genome region from Tistrella bauzanensis includes the following:
- a CDS encoding TetR/AcrR family transcriptional regulator, with the protein MRYTDRQKQEARTRLLAAAGRAFRRQGYGGIGVDGLAKEAGVTSGAFYGHFPSKDGAFAEVAMAGLAQLDDSIAALQAAHPADWPERFIDVYLGDRLACALDESCALQSLTPDVMRAGAETRARFEAALGTVIARIACGLTWLAPDLRTDRAVALLALLSGGVTMARSMAGETRRQAIAAGVGAAAIALLERPARPAAPVSPPGI; encoded by the coding sequence ATGCGATACACCGACCGTCAGAAGCAAGAAGCCCGCACCCGCCTGCTCGCCGCCGCCGGCCGCGCATTCCGCCGCCAGGGCTATGGCGGCATCGGCGTCGACGGCCTCGCCAAAGAGGCCGGCGTGACCTCAGGGGCGTTCTATGGCCATTTCCCGTCAAAGGACGGTGCCTTCGCCGAGGTGGCGATGGCCGGGCTCGCACAACTCGATGACAGCATCGCAGCACTCCAGGCGGCACACCCCGCGGATTGGCCGGAACGTTTCATCGATGTCTATCTCGGCGACCGGCTCGCCTGCGCGCTCGACGAGAGCTGCGCCCTTCAAAGCCTGACCCCCGATGTCATGCGCGCCGGCGCAGAGACGCGGGCCCGTTTCGAAGCGGCCCTCGGCACGGTCATCGCGCGGATCGCCTGCGGCCTCACCTGGCTTGCCCCCGATCTGCGGACCGACCGCGCCGTCGCCCTGCTCGCCCTTCTCTCAGGCGGTGTGACCATGGCGCGCTCGATGGCCGGCGAGACCCGGCGGCAGGCGATCGCGGCAGGCGTCGGCGCCGCTGCGATCGCCCTTCTGGAACGGCCGGCCAGGCCGGCGGCGCCGGTATCGCCTCCCGGCATCTGA
- a CDS encoding ABC transporter permease: protein MEDAALGWWGVPLAVIAGAIRISTPFLFVSLGECLTEKSGRINLGLEGTLVMGAMGGYGTAYLTGSPWAGVLVAGFLGMVFGLLHATICALPKVNDIAVGIALMLLGTGLAFFLGKPFIQPTAPHLPAVDFGFWSDVPQIRSALQINVLFVIGALLAVAMLWGFRSTRAGLIVRMVGDSADAARAMGYAPDRVRMWSTMAGGFLAGVGGSFLSLYYPGSWNEGLSSGQGITAVALVIFARWNPLYCFYASLLFGGASALGPALQAVGVTQGYYLFNAAPYALTLLIMVLASSSRRKLAGAPGELSVTR, encoded by the coding sequence ATGGAAGATGCAGCTCTGGGCTGGTGGGGCGTGCCGCTGGCGGTGATCGCCGGTGCCATCCGCATCTCGACCCCGTTCCTGTTCGTCAGCCTGGGCGAATGCCTGACCGAGAAGAGCGGCCGGATCAATCTGGGCCTGGAAGGCACGCTGGTGATGGGGGCCATGGGCGGCTATGGCACCGCCTATCTCACCGGCTCGCCCTGGGCCGGGGTTCTGGTGGCGGGGTTTCTCGGCATGGTCTTCGGCCTGCTGCATGCCACGATCTGCGCCTTGCCCAAGGTCAACGACATCGCGGTCGGCATCGCGCTGATGCTGCTGGGCACCGGCCTTGCCTTCTTTCTAGGCAAGCCGTTCATCCAGCCGACGGCGCCGCATCTGCCGGCCGTCGATTTCGGCTTCTGGTCGGATGTGCCGCAGATCCGGTCGGCCTTGCAGATCAACGTCTTGTTCGTGATCGGCGCGCTCCTGGCGGTGGCGATGCTGTGGGGTTTCCGCTCCACCCGCGCCGGGCTGATCGTGCGGATGGTGGGCGACAGCGCCGATGCCGCCCGCGCCATGGGCTATGCCCCCGACCGGGTGCGGATGTGGTCGACCATGGCCGGCGGCTTTCTGGCCGGCGTGGGCGGGTCGTTCCTGTCGCTCTATTACCCGGGCAGTTGGAACGAGGGCTTGTCCAGCGGCCAGGGCATCACCGCGGTTGCCCTGGTGATCTTCGCGCGCTGGAACCCGCTCTATTGCTTCTATGCGTCCCTGCTGTTCGGCGGCGCCAGCGCGCTGGGCCCGGCCCTTCAGGCGGTCGGCGTCACCCAGGGCTATTACCTGTTCAACGCCGCCCCATATGCGCTGACCCTGCTGATCATGGTTCTCGCCTCGTCGTCGCGCCGGAAACTAGCGGGCGCGCCGGGAGAACTCAGCGTCACCCGTTGA
- a CDS encoding MFS transporter codes for MTIAHRPTDPPFPQTAARPRPSALALTILLLGGFITVFDLFVVNVAIPSMQTDLGADFADIGFVIAGYELAFGVLLIAGGRLGDRHGRRRLFALGMAGFAITSFLCGIAPDATSLIVARLLQGATAAILFPQIYALLRVLFDDAGRRRAFGLLGMTLGLAAIAGQVLGGLIVESDLLGLGWRIIFLINLPIGVIALLSARIIPESRSADAMSVDWPGIGLATTGLLLLLLPLLEGPTIGWPLWTWASMVASVVLLAAFLAWEHLVAKRGGDPAIDLTLFRNIAFSAGSLVVLLIYSTSTSLFLCFALLVQSGLGLTPFAAGTLFAPASVGFIIASLVAPKLVARFGNMAIAGGALVYAAGIGWLIVTAAGLGDDVETVALLPPLVLFGFGQGLSMTPLLNLVIGYVEENHAGMAAGFMSTMQQIGGAFGISVVGIVFVDRLGRHAGDGVSNAGRYADAFAGAMIYNLAAVIVAAALVTFMVRKRPAVR; via the coding sequence ATGACCATCGCTCATCGACCAACTGACCCCCCGTTCCCGCAGACTGCCGCGAGACCACGCCCCTCGGCGCTTGCATTGACCATCCTGTTGCTCGGCGGCTTCATCACCGTTTTCGACCTGTTCGTGGTCAATGTCGCCATACCGTCGATGCAGACCGACCTCGGCGCGGACTTCGCCGACATCGGCTTTGTCATCGCCGGATATGAGCTGGCCTTCGGCGTGCTGCTGATCGCTGGCGGGCGGCTCGGCGATCGCCATGGACGCCGCCGCCTGTTCGCGCTCGGCATGGCCGGATTCGCGATCACATCGTTCCTCTGCGGTATCGCACCCGACGCCACGAGCCTGATTGTCGCCCGCCTTCTGCAAGGTGCGACCGCAGCCATCCTGTTTCCGCAGATCTATGCGCTGCTGCGCGTCCTCTTTGACGACGCGGGCCGCCGTCGCGCCTTCGGCCTCCTGGGCATGACACTGGGACTGGCGGCCATCGCCGGACAGGTCTTGGGCGGCCTCATCGTCGAAAGCGATCTGCTCGGCCTGGGCTGGCGGATCATCTTTCTGATCAACCTGCCGATCGGTGTCATCGCGCTGCTGTCGGCGCGGATCATCCCGGAATCGCGGTCCGCCGACGCCATGAGCGTCGATTGGCCGGGGATCGGACTGGCGACAACGGGGCTGCTGCTTCTGCTTCTGCCGCTGCTCGAAGGCCCGACTATCGGCTGGCCGCTCTGGACCTGGGCCAGCATGGTAGCCTCGGTCGTGCTGCTGGCGGCGTTTCTCGCCTGGGAGCATCTGGTCGCAAAGCGCGGCGGCGATCCTGCCATTGACCTGACCCTGTTCCGCAACATCGCGTTCTCGGCGGGATCTCTGGTGGTGCTGCTGATCTATTCGACATCGACATCGCTGTTCCTGTGCTTCGCCCTGCTGGTGCAGTCCGGCCTCGGCCTGACGCCGTTCGCGGCCGGCACGCTGTTCGCGCCGGCAAGCGTCGGTTTCATCATCGCGTCGCTGGTGGCGCCGAAGCTGGTGGCGCGTTTCGGAAACATGGCGATCGCCGGCGGCGCGCTGGTCTATGCGGCCGGGATCGGCTGGCTGATCGTGACCGCCGCCGGCCTTGGCGATGACGTCGAAACAGTCGCGCTTCTGCCACCGCTGGTGTTGTTCGGCTTCGGTCAGGGCCTTTCGATGACGCCGCTGCTCAATCTGGTCATCGGCTATGTCGAGGAAAATCATGCTGGAATGGCAGCCGGCTTCATGTCCACCATGCAACAGATCGGGGGAGCCTTCGGCATTTCCGTTGTCGGTATCGTCTTCGTGGATCGTCTCGGCAGGCATGCCGGCGACGGCGTCTCCAATGCCGGGCGCTATGCCGACGCCTTCGCCGGCGCCATGATCTACAACCTCGCTGCCGTCATCGTGGCTGCCGCGCTCGTAACTTTCATGGTGCGCAAGAGACCCGCCGTTCGATAG
- a CDS encoding ABC transporter permease, with product MSEDTRLKYGRAAEAIAIPLMAVLVSMVLFGGFVAAVGVDPIELYQLMYRGAFGTWFSWQNTLQRAAPLLLVALCTALPAQLGMVVIGAEGALVLGGLAAMAAGLPLAGAGAPVIVTQVVMAAAGMLAGGLWIGATGALRHRRGVSETISSLLMVYIAVAILNHMVEGPMRDPASLNKPSTPAIGEAYMIGDIPGMDVHWGFVLGVVFCIAAYVLMFHTTFGFAARMVGGNVRAGRAAGLPVGRLVVLVTMLGGAAAGLAGMIEVSAVHGRANATLAAGYGFTGILVAFLARQNPLAVIPVAILMGGIGASGGLLQRRLDLPDATVMVLQGILFVVLLASETLYGRLRLPVFSLKALLPTASGKA from the coding sequence ATGTCAGAGGACACACGTCTGAAATATGGCCGGGCCGCCGAGGCCATCGCCATCCCGCTGATGGCGGTGCTGGTCAGCATGGTGCTGTTCGGCGGCTTCGTCGCGGCGGTCGGGGTCGACCCGATCGAGTTGTATCAGTTGATGTATCGTGGCGCCTTCGGCACCTGGTTCTCGTGGCAGAACACGCTTCAGCGCGCAGCACCACTGCTGCTGGTCGCCCTGTGCACCGCCCTGCCCGCGCAACTGGGCATGGTGGTGATCGGCGCCGAGGGTGCGCTGGTGCTGGGCGGGCTGGCGGCGATGGCGGCAGGCCTGCCGCTGGCCGGCGCCGGCGCCCCGGTGATCGTCACCCAGGTGGTGATGGCGGCGGCGGGAATGCTGGCGGGCGGGCTGTGGATCGGTGCCACCGGCGCGCTCCGCCACCGGCGCGGGGTCAGTGAAACCATATCCAGCCTGCTGATGGTCTATATCGCCGTCGCGATCCTGAACCACATGGTCGAGGGGCCGATGCGCGACCCGGCCAGCCTGAACAAGCCATCGACCCCGGCGATCGGCGAGGCCTATATGATCGGCGACATCCCCGGCATGGACGTGCATTGGGGCTTCGTTCTGGGGGTGGTGTTCTGTATCGCCGCCTATGTGCTGATGTTCCACACCACCTTCGGCTTCGCGGCCCGCATGGTCGGCGGCAATGTCCGCGCCGGCCGCGCCGCCGGGCTGCCGGTCGGCCGGCTGGTGGTGCTGGTGACCATGCTGGGCGGCGCCGCGGCCGGCCTTGCCGGCATGATCGAGGTGTCCGCCGTCCACGGCCGCGCCAACGCGACGCTGGCCGCCGGCTATGGCTTCACCGGCATTCTGGTCGCCTTCCTGGCGCGCCAGAATCCGCTGGCCGTCATCCCGGTGGCGATCCTGATGGGCGGCATCGGCGCCAGCGGCGGCCTGCTTCAGCGCCGGCTGGACCTGCCCGATGCCACCGTGATGGTGCTGCAAGGCATCCTGTTCGTGGTGCTGCTGGCCAGCGAGACTCTGTATGGCCGGTTGCGCCTGCCGGTCTTCAGCCTGAAGGCGCTGCTCCCCACCGCCAGCGGAAAGGCCTGA
- a CDS encoding helix-turn-helix transcriptional regulator, whose product MSDPLNNRLDRTRSELADFLRRRRESLTPLDVGLPVGKRRRTPGLRREEVAALAGVGVTWYTWLEQGRAIKVSTAFLDNVSRVLKLDEIERRHLFLLAHQRPPAMAGQAWCALPPLVRRLLDDLTRRPSYVLNLRWDVIGWNEAAEHLFGFEQRDAAERNMLWMLFADDRLSSRIVEWSVQAPQVLASFRRDFAQAPEDDSMVALVDALERMSPSFRHLWNRHDVHGRCEGRRSFMIEGQGPVAFDHSSFIVDEEKHLRLVFYAAV is encoded by the coding sequence ATGAGCGACCCCCTGAATAACAGGCTGGATCGCACACGCTCCGAACTGGCGGATTTTCTCCGGCGGCGGCGGGAAAGCCTGACGCCGCTCGATGTCGGCCTACCGGTCGGCAAGCGGCGGCGAACGCCGGGGCTTCGCCGCGAGGAGGTGGCGGCGCTCGCCGGCGTGGGCGTCACCTGGTACACCTGGCTGGAACAGGGCCGCGCGATCAAGGTCTCCACGGCGTTTCTCGACAACGTGTCGCGCGTCCTGAAACTGGATGAGATCGAGCGGCGGCATCTGTTTCTTCTTGCCCATCAGCGACCGCCGGCCATGGCCGGACAGGCATGGTGCGCGTTACCGCCGCTGGTGCGGCGATTGCTCGACGATCTTACACGGCGGCCATCCTATGTACTGAACCTGCGATGGGATGTGATCGGCTGGAACGAGGCGGCCGAGCACCTGTTCGGGTTCGAGCAGCGTGATGCTGCCGAACGGAACATGCTCTGGATGCTGTTCGCAGATGATCGGCTGAGCAGCCGGATCGTGGAGTGGTCGGTCCAGGCTCCACAGGTTCTGGCAAGCTTCCGGCGGGATTTTGCGCAGGCCCCCGAGGACGACAGCATGGTAGCCCTCGTTGACGCTCTGGAGCGGATGTCCCCGTCGTTCAGACATCTGTGGAATCGGCACGACGTGCATGGCCGCTGCGAAGGCCGCCGGAGCTTCATGATTGAAGGTCAGGGGCCGGTTGCGTTCGATCATTCATCCTTCATTGTGGATGAGGAGAAACACCTGCGTCTTGTATTCTATGCGGCGGTCTGA
- the gloA gene encoding lactoylglutathione lyase — translation MRIAYTMIRVADIERSIAFYVDILGMTLFRREDYPTGRFTLAFLGYGAEPSGATIELTWNWDAQVYDKGTGWGHLALAVGDVVLACGRFEAKGARVVRRPGPMMHASTQRGDAEMIAFIEDPDGYRIELVQHA, via the coding sequence ATGCGCATCGCCTATACGATGATCCGCGTCGCCGATATCGAACGGTCGATTGCCTTCTATGTCGACATCCTTGGCATGACCCTGTTCCGCCGGGAGGATTATCCCACGGGACGCTTCACTCTGGCCTTTCTCGGCTATGGCGCGGAGCCGTCCGGCGCCACCATCGAACTCACCTGGAACTGGGACGCCCAGGTCTATGACAAGGGCACGGGCTGGGGCCATCTGGCGCTTGCCGTCGGGGATGTCGTCCTTGCCTGCGGGCGGTTCGAGGCAAAGGGTGCCAGGGTCGTCCGCCGCCCGGGGCCGATGATGCATGCCTCCACCCAGCGTGGCGATGCCGAGATGATCGCCTTCATCGAGGATCCCGACGGCTATCGGATCGAGCTCGTTCAACACGCGTGA
- the sugE gene encoding quaternary ammonium compound efflux SMR transporter SugE has translation MAWIILFLAGLFEIGWAVGLKYTHGFSRLWPSVFTAASMLVSVVLLGVALKQLPLGTAYAVWTGIGTVGTVIFGVLVLGEPATAARLACIVLIVAGIAGLKILSAH, from the coding sequence ATGGCGTGGATCATTCTGTTTCTGGCCGGGTTGTTCGAGATCGGCTGGGCGGTCGGGCTCAAATACACCCACGGTTTCAGCCGGCTGTGGCCGTCGGTGTTCACCGCGGCCAGCATGCTCGTATCGGTGGTTCTGCTGGGCGTGGCACTGAAGCAGTTGCCGCTCGGCACCGCCTATGCGGTCTGGACCGGCATCGGCACCGTCGGCACGGTCATCTTCGGCGTTCTGGTGCTGGGGGAACCCGCGACGGCCGCCCGTCTGGCCTGCATCGTGCTGATCGTGGCCGGCATTGCCGGCCTCAAGATTCTGTCGGCGCATTGA
- the atzF gene encoding allophanate hydrolase, protein MTEAMPAPIDIARLQAAYQAGQTDPLAVVRMVLARIAAWPDPAVFILLRDAAALEAEALALIARGPADLPLYGIPFAVKDNIDVAGLPTTAACPEFTYTPEASATVVDALRTAGALLIGKTNLDQFATGLVGVRSPWGAPRSPFNPDYVSGGSSSGSAVATSAGLVSFALGTDTAGSGRVPAAFTNTVGLKPSIGLISARGVVPACRSLDCVTIFAQTADDAAIVLDVAAVEDAGDSYSRRTPWAGVVPLPQAPAQFRFGVPAADWLAFFGDDLNPALFQAAVTRLEALGGTAVEIDLTPFLDVARLLYEGPWVAERTAAVGDFLAAHPDAGHPVVRGIIEGGHAVSGVAAFRAQYRLEALRRICDAIWADVDLVVTPTAGTTYTVAAVEADPVRLNSTLGYYTNFMNLLDYAAVAVPAGFRADGLPFGVTLFAPAMADRRLLSLGDRLHRAGGLTAGATGLDPAPASARGAEEPGLRTDLAVVGAHMEGLPLNGELLAMGARLVARTCTAPVYRLYALDGLQPPRPGLVRVADGGAAIALEVWSVPTDRLGRFVAGLRAPLGLGQVELASGDTVAGFLCEAAAVAGARDITGHGGWRAWLAHERAA, encoded by the coding sequence ATGACCGAAGCCATGCCTGCCCCCATCGACATCGCGCGGCTGCAAGCGGCCTATCAGGCCGGGCAGACCGATCCCCTGGCGGTGGTCCGGATGGTGCTGGCGCGGATTGCCGCCTGGCCCGACCCGGCCGTGTTCATTCTGCTGCGGGATGCGGCGGCATTGGAGGCCGAGGCTCTGGCGCTGATCGCGCGTGGTCCGGCCGATCTGCCGCTCTATGGCATCCCCTTCGCGGTGAAGGACAATATCGACGTTGCCGGCCTGCCCACCACCGCGGCCTGCCCCGAATTCACCTATACGCCCGAGGCCTCGGCGACGGTGGTCGATGCGCTGCGGACGGCCGGCGCGCTGCTGATCGGCAAGACCAATCTGGATCAGTTCGCGACCGGGCTGGTCGGCGTGCGCTCGCCCTGGGGCGCGCCGCGCAGCCCGTTCAACCCGGATTATGTCTCGGGCGGGTCCAGTTCGGGCTCGGCGGTCGCAACCTCCGCCGGGCTGGTCAGCTTCGCCCTTGGCACCGATACCGCCGGCTCCGGCCGGGTGCCGGCCGCTTTCACCAACACCGTCGGGCTGAAGCCCTCGATCGGTCTGATCAGCGCGCGCGGCGTGGTGCCGGCCTGCCGGTCGCTGGACTGCGTCACCATCTTCGCCCAGACCGCCGATGATGCGGCAATCGTGCTGGATGTGGCGGCGGTCGAGGATGCCGGCGACAGCTATAGCCGCCGGACGCCCTGGGCGGGGGTGGTGCCGCTGCCTCAGGCCCCGGCGCAATTCCGCTTCGGAGTGCCGGCTGCGGACTGGCTCGCCTTTTTCGGCGACGATCTGAATCCGGCCTTGTTCCAGGCCGCGGTCACGCGGCTGGAAGCGCTGGGCGGCACGGCGGTCGAGATCGACCTCACGCCGTTTCTCGATGTGGCACGCCTGCTCTATGAGGGCCCATGGGTGGCAGAGCGCACCGCCGCCGTCGGCGATTTTCTGGCGGCCCATCCGGATGCCGGTCATCCGGTGGTGCGCGGCATCATCGAGGGCGGCCATGCCGTCAGCGGCGTGGCCGCATTCCGCGCGCAGTATCGGCTGGAAGCGCTGCGCCGGATCTGCGACGCGATCTGGGCCGATGTCGATCTGGTCGTCACCCCCACCGCCGGCACCACCTATACCGTGGCCGCGGTCGAGGCCGATCCGGTGCGGCTGAACAGCACGCTCGGCTATTACACCAATTTCATGAACCTGCTCGACTATGCCGCCGTGGCGGTGCCCGCCGGTTTCCGCGCCGACGGATTGCCCTTTGGCGTCACCCTGTTCGCGCCGGCCATGGCCGACCGGCGGCTGCTGTCGCTGGGCGACCGGCTGCATCGGGCGGGCGGCCTCACCGCCGGGGCCACCGGGCTGGATCCTGCGCCGGCATCGGCGCGCGGTGCCGAGGAGCCGGGCCTGCGCACCGATCTCGCCGTGGTCGGTGCCCATATGGAGGGCCTGCCGCTGAACGGTGAGCTGCTGGCGATGGGCGCGCGGCTGGTGGCGCGCACCTGCACCGCGCCGGTCTATCGGCTGTATGCGCTGGACGGCCTGCAGCCGCCCCGGCCGGGGCTGGTGCGGGTGGCCGATGGCGGCGCCGCGATCGCGCTGGAGGTGTGGTCGGTGCCGACCGACCGGCTGGGTCGTTTCGTGGCCGGCCTGCGGGCGCCGCTGGGGCTGGGGCAGGTGGAACTGGCCTCAGGCGACACCGTCGCAGGCTTTCTGTGCGAAGCGGCGGCTGTGGCCGGTGCCCGCGACATCACCGGCCATGGCGGCTGGCGGGCATGGCTTGCCCATGAACGGGCCGCATAG
- a CDS encoding 4-oxalocrotonate tautomerase, with translation MPIVLTLTEGVIPADREGAAVERIVDAFLRHHGLAGNRVMTPNVTAHVSVLPKGRTYAGGKPVEGAWIETRTPSFALADRAIQAAFFGEATEILHVLSGGTLSRDRIWSDGVHAVDGAWNIGGKALTNAELGDAIAGG, from the coding sequence ATGCCGATCGTCCTTACCCTCACCGAAGGGGTCATTCCCGCCGACCGGGAAGGCGCCGCCGTCGAGCGCATCGTCGATGCCTTCCTCCGTCACCACGGCCTTGCCGGGAACCGGGTCATGACGCCCAATGTGACCGCTCATGTCAGCGTGCTGCCCAAGGGCCGGACCTATGCCGGCGGAAAGCCGGTGGAGGGGGCCTGGATCGAGACCAGGACGCCGTCCTTCGCGCTCGCCGACCGCGCGATCCAGGCCGCCTTTTTCGGCGAGGCGACCGAGATCCTGCACGTGTTGTCGGGTGGCACCCTGTCCAGGGACCGGATCTGGTCAGACGGCGTGCATGCCGTCGACGGGGCGTGGAATATCGGTGGCAAGGCGTTGACGAACGCCGAACTGGGCGATGCGATCGCGGGCGGCTGA
- a CDS encoding BMP family ABC transporter substrate-binding protein produces MANDLVFSRRTLLKGAGALGLLGAASTLPIRHALAAGKLTVGFIYVGPRDDYGYNQAHAQGAAAVKAAFPGVTVLEEENVPETIEVQKTIESMINLDGAQLIFPTSFGYYDPHVMKMAEKYPEVTFLHCGGLWAEGHPANAHSYFGYIDEAQYLSGVVAGHATKTKKLGFVAAKPIPQVLRNINAFTLGARSVDPAISTQVIFTGDWSMPVKEAEATNSLADQGADVVTCHVDSPKVIVETAERRGMFTCGYHASQAALAPKGYLTGAEWNWEVLYPRFVADIQAGTPIPSLVRGGLKEMVVKTSAYGAAAPDAGREQADAVKAAFMAGDFAIFKGPVTDNKGGIAIPAGTTLGQTDILLEKMDYLVEGVIGATA; encoded by the coding sequence ATGGCAAATGACCTCGTTTTCTCCCGCCGCACACTGCTGAAGGGTGCCGGTGCGCTGGGCCTTCTTGGCGCCGCATCGACACTGCCGATCCGCCATGCCCTGGCGGCGGGCAAACTGACGGTGGGCTTCATCTATGTCGGCCCGCGCGACGACTATGGCTACAATCAGGCCCATGCTCAGGGTGCCGCCGCGGTGAAAGCCGCCTTCCCTGGCGTGACGGTTCTGGAAGAAGAGAACGTGCCCGAGACGATCGAGGTGCAGAAGACCATCGAGAGCATGATCAACCTGGACGGCGCGCAACTGATCTTCCCGACATCCTTCGGCTATTACGACCCGCATGTCATGAAGATGGCCGAGAAGTATCCCGAGGTGACCTTCCTGCATTGCGGCGGCCTGTGGGCCGAGGGTCACCCCGCCAACGCCCACAGCTATTTCGGCTATATCGACGAGGCCCAGTACCTGTCGGGCGTGGTGGCCGGTCACGCGACAAAGACCAAGAAGCTGGGCTTCGTCGCCGCCAAGCCGATCCCCCAGGTGCTGCGCAACATCAATGCCTTCACCCTTGGCGCCCGGTCGGTCGACCCCGCCATCTCCACCCAGGTCATCTTCACCGGCGACTGGTCGATGCCGGTCAAGGAAGCCGAGGCCACCAACAGCCTGGCCGATCAGGGCGCCGATGTCGTGACCTGCCATGTCGACAGCCCGAAAGTGATCGTCGAGACCGCCGAGCGCCGTGGCATGTTCACCTGCGGCTATCACGCCAGCCAGGCGGCGCTGGCCCCCAAGGGCTATCTGACCGGCGCGGAATGGAACTGGGAAGTCTTGTATCCGCGCTTCGTGGCCGATATCCAGGCCGGCACGCCGATCCCCTCGCTGGTGCGCGGCGGCCTGAAGGAGATGGTGGTGAAGACCTCGGCCTATGGCGCGGCGGCGCCGGATGCCGGCCGCGAACAGGCGGATGCCGTGAAGGCCGCGTTCATGGCCGGTGATTTCGCGATCTTCAAGGGTCCGGTGACCGACAACAAGGGTGGCATCGCGATCCCCGCCGGCACCACTCTTGGCCAGACCGATATCCTGCTGGAAAAGATGGATTATCTGGTCGAGGGCGTGATCGGCGCCACCGCCTGA
- a CDS encoding NTP transferase domain-containing protein encodes MAQTEIAGLILNGGRATRMGGVDKGAMDLAGRPMLAHVIDRIRPQVGRLAISIRLGATLPRPTGSDTSPAGRDRRMGDLAALIDQPGPSIGPIAGIEAGLAWAATLEPQPVALLVVPNDAPLLPLNLVEGLVRAMPAGGLIRPAVAASFGRIHPVVSLWPLALAPAVRALAETARACAGNGGRAGSLGGALAALGAVAADFPAAPSGADPFLNINTPAALAVADAAARRG; translated from the coding sequence ATGGCGCAGACCGAGATCGCCGGGCTTATCCTGAACGGCGGGCGCGCGACCCGCATGGGCGGGGTGGACAAGGGCGCCATGGATCTGGCGGGCCGGCCGATGCTGGCCCATGTCATCGATCGCATACGGCCGCAAGTCGGGCGCCTGGCGATCAGCATCCGCCTTGGCGCCACGCTGCCGCGGCCGACCGGCTCCGACACGTCCCCGGCCGGCCGGGATCGCCGCATGGGTGATCTGGCGGCGCTGATCGATCAGCCAGGGCCGTCGATCGGCCCGATCGCCGGCATTGAGGCCGGGCTTGCCTGGGCGGCGACCCTGGAGCCACAGCCGGTGGCGCTGCTGGTGGTGCCGAACGACGCCCCGCTGCTGCCGCTGAATCTGGTGGAGGGGCTGGTCCGGGCCATGCCGGCAGGCGGGCTGATCCGCCCGGCGGTGGCGGCCAGTTTCGGCCGCATCCATCCGGTTGTCTCGCTGTGGCCGCTGGCATTGGCGCCGGCCGTGCGGGCGCTGGCCGAAACCGCCCGCGCCTGCGCCGGCAATGGCGGCCGGGCCGGATCGCTGGGCGGAGCACTGGCGGCCCTAGGTGCCGTCGCCGCCGATTTCCCGGCAGCCCCCAGCGGCGCCGATCCGTTCCTCAACATCAACACCCCGGCGGCGCTGGCGGTGGCGGATGCGGCGGCACGGCGCGGATGA
- a CDS encoding STAS domain-containing protein: MRHSIQKLDNGLTLIELSGRLDVAGSAAVDLPVSSACGGARNVIVDMSGVEFLASIGIRLLLSGAKLVKRRGGLLVLVAPHEQVAQTIEMSGLAGVLPMADDMAQAHEMIDGAAA, encoded by the coding sequence ATGCGCCACAGCATTCAGAAGCTCGACAACGGTCTGACCCTGATCGAATTGAGCGGCCGGCTCGACGTGGCGGGCAGCGCCGCGGTGGACCTGCCGGTCAGCAGCGCCTGCGGCGGTGCCCGCAATGTGATCGTCGACATGAGCGGCGTGGAATTCCTGGCATCGATCGGCATCAGGCTGCTGCTGTCGGGCGCCAAGCTGGTCAAGCGCCGCGGCGGGCTGCTGGTGCTGGTGGCACCGCATGAACAGGTGGCCCAGACCATCGAGATGTCGGGTCTGGCCGGCGTGCTGCCGATGGCCGACGACATGGCCCAGGCCCACGAGATGATCGACGGCGCCGCCGCCTGA